Proteins from one Amycolatopsis benzoatilytica AK 16/65 genomic window:
- a CDS encoding MSMEG_0570 family nitrogen starvation response protein: MGRKPVPEIHFRIRWPDASVQRCYSPSTVAEEFFAAGDSYPVPDFVDRSREALAEASERVRRIRGFGCVRAAAQFADIQARARSFDDGQVTVEGFER, translated from the coding sequence ATGGGGAGGAAACCCGTGCCGGAGATACACTTTCGCATTCGGTGGCCCGATGCCTCCGTTCAGCGATGCTACTCGCCCTCCACGGTGGCGGAGGAGTTCTTCGCCGCCGGGGACAGCTACCCGGTCCCCGATTTCGTCGACCGCAGCCGCGAGGCGCTGGCCGAGGCCTCGGAGCGGGTGCGCCGCATCCGCGGGTTCGGCTGTGTCCGGGCCGCGGCCCAGTTCGCCGACATCCAGGCCCGCGCCCGGTCGTTCGACGACGGTCAGGTCACCGTCGAAGGGTTCGAGCGATGA